A genome region from Magnolia sinica isolate HGM2019 chromosome 8, MsV1, whole genome shotgun sequence includes the following:
- the LOC131252629 gene encoding uncharacterized protein LOC131252629 → MAMSIYKDAKQPIEARVKDLLSRMTLKEKVGQMTQIERSVAHPSALRDLSIGSVLNGGGSAPMEQASASDWADMVESFQKSALESRLGIPIIYGTDAVHGHSNVFGATIFPHNIGLGATRDGDLVQRIGAATALEIKGTGIHWTFAPCVGVSRDPRWGRSYECFSEDTEIVRTMTSSVAGLQGVPPEGHPNGYPYVAGRRNVIACAKHFVGDGGTDRGINEGNTIASFDDLERIHMRPYLDCLAQGVATIMASYSSWNDTQLHSHRFLLTEILKEKLGFKGFVISDWEGIDRLSHPHGSDFTYCISASINAGMDMVMVPFRYEKFIKELIYLVESGEIPMARIDDAVERILRVKFAAGIFEHPLGDRSLLDTVGCRMHRELAREAVRKSLVLLKNGKDPKKPFLPLDRNARRILVAGSHADNLGFQCGGWTIAWHGGSGRITIGTTVLDAIKQSVGEETEVIFDKNPSLSTLAGQDFSYAVLVVGEPPYAEGLGDNSELKIQFDGPHLINVITSRIPTLVILISGRPLVLDPKLLENMDALVAAWLPGSEGAGITDVVFGDYEFEGVLPRTWFRTVDQLPINHGDQCYDPLFPLGFGLRMNMNNPTGNV, encoded by the exons atggccatGAGCATATACAAAGACGCAAAGCAGCCAATAGAAGCTCGGGTAAAAGACCTTCTCTCTCGAATGACTTTGAAAGAGAAGGTAGGCCAGATGACTCAAATCGAGAGGTCCGTCGCCCATCCCTCCGCCCTCAGAGACCTTTCCATCG GGAGTGTCCTCAATGGTGGCGGCAGTGCTCCAATGGAGCAAGCCTCTGCTTCTGATTGGGCAGATATGGTGGAATCCTTCCAGAAATCAGCACTAGAGTCGCGTCTGGGGATCCCAATCATCTATGGAACAGATGCCGTCCATGGCCATAGCAACGTGTTTGGTGCCACCATCTTTCCACATAACATTGGACTAGGAGCTACCAG AGATGGAGATTTGGTTCAAAGGATAGGGGCTGCAACTGCCTTGGAAATTAAAGGAACTGGAATACATTGGACCTTTGCTCCCTGTGTTGGT GTTTCTAGGGATCCCAGATGGGGAAGATCCTACGAGTGTTTCAGCGAAGACACTGAAATTGTTCGGACCATGACCTCCAGCGTTGCTGGCTTGCAAGGAGTACCACCTGAAGGACACCCCAATGGCTACCCTTATGTCGCTGGAAG AAGGAATGTTATTGCCTGTGCTAAGCATTTTGTGGGAGATGGGGGAACGGATCGAGGGATAAATGAAGGCAATACCATCGCATCCTTTGATGATTTGGAGAGGATTCATATGAGGCCTTATTTGGATTGTCTTGCTCAGGGAGTCGCCACTATTATGGCATCTTATTCCAGCTGGAATGATACACAATTGCATTCTCATCGTTTTCTCCTAACCGAAATTTTGAAAGAGAAGCTTGGCTTTAAG GGGTTTGTGATTTCAGACTGGGAAGGTATAGATAGGCTCAGTCATCCTCATGGATCGGACTTCACCTATTGCATTTCTGCTTCGATCAATGCAGGAATGGACATG GTGATGGTGCCTTTCAGATATGAAAAATTCATCAAAGAACTGATATATCTGGTGGAATCAGGGGAGATACCAATGGCCCGGATTGATGATGCAGTGGAACGGATCTTGAGAGTTAAATTCGCCGCTGGGATTTTTGAGCATCCTCTCGGTGACAGATCTTTGCTAGATACAGTCGGTTGCAGG ATGCATAGGGAACTGGCACGTGAAGCGGTTCGCAAGTCCCTGGTCCTGTTAAAGAATGGAAAGGATCCAAAGAAACCATTTCTTCCTCTAGACAGAAATGCTAGAAGAATTCTTGTTGCAGGGAGCCATGCTGATAATCTTGGGTTCCAATGTGGAGGATGGACAATAGCCTGGCATGGAGGCAGTGGTAGAATCACGATTG GCACTACTGTATTGGACGCCATTAAACAATCCGTCGGAGAGGAAACTGAAGTGATCTTTGACAAAAACCCGTCACTTTCGACGCTAGCCGGCCAAGACTTCTCGTATGCAGTCCTTGTTGTAGGAGAGCCTCCATATGCAGAAGGGTTGGGTGACAATTCGGAGCTCAAGATACAATTCGATGGGCCCCATCTGATCAATGTCATCACTAGTCGCATTCCCACATTGGTGATTTTAATATCTGGGCGGCCACTAGTCTTGGACCCCAAGCTGTTGGAGAATATGGATGCTCTGGTTGCAGCATGGTTGCCAGGGAGCGAGGGAGCGGGGATTACAGACGTTGTGTTTGGAGACTACGAATTCGAAGGTGTGCTGCCAAGGACATGGTTTAGAACTGTTGATCAGCTGCCCATAAATCATGGGGACCAGTGCTATGACCCTCTATTTCCTCTTGGCTTTGGGCTGAGAATGAACATGAACAATCCAACCGGGAACGTGTAG